The Eubalaena glacialis isolate mEubGla1 chromosome 3, mEubGla1.1.hap2.+ XY, whole genome shotgun sequence nucleotide sequence CCTTCCCGACATCCCCAAAGGCAAAGGGCTTCCTTGATACATAGAATTTGCAGCTGTTCACAAACAATGCTCGCCTCACATCACTTCTCAATGGTTTGTCTCCAGTGTGCTGCTTTAGGTGATGGAGGTTTGCTCTGAAATAGAGTGGTTTCTCACACACCCCACGCGTGTAGTTTCTGCCCACAGCGTGCTGCCTGGTACTCAGCCAAGTGAAAAATGTCACTCAAGATCGGGCCACACATCTCATAGAGGTTGGCCTTCTGGGGAGACAGACCTGCCTTAACAATTCTGATCTGTGAGCTTCCTTGATCAGAGATACTCTGCCCAGAAAGTGCCTCCTCATCCTCTTCTGCATGCCAACAACCCAGGGAAGTTGTAAGTGCCaagttctccagcatcacatcaTGGTACAGGCATCTCGGAGCCTCGTCAAGGAGACCGCATTCCTCCAAGGAAAAGTTCACGGCCACATCATCAAAAGTCACACTGCCCTCAGGCGGGTCCCTcagcgccgccgccgccatcGGACTCTGTGGGCGGAGCGGGGCCGGTAGCAGCGGGAGAGGAGGCGGGACGCGGACACGGCGGTCGCTCTCCCGGGCCTGGCGCGGGGCACCCCGAGCTGCGTCGCCGAACCTCAGGCCTGCCTCTATGCCGCAGGGACAGTCCCTCCTCTCGCACCTCTTCTGTCCTGTCACCTCCGTCCCTACCCAGCGTTGCGGAGCTGAAACAGGCCAAGgccaattaaaaattaatatttttttagaattaaaaatttttatttatgtatttatttttggctgcgtcgggtcttagttgcggcatgcgggatctttcgttgcggtgcacgggcctctctctagttgtggctcagtagttgcggcatacgGGCTTAaatgccctgcagcatgtgggatcttagttccccgaccagggatcaaacccgcatcccctgcattggaaggcagattcttaatatCTCACAGGAGATAAAATACCTTTGGGTTCCTAAAGAGAGATAAGGTTTCAAAGTGCACTGACCATCAAGGAAGAATACCTTATCTTAAATCTGTACTAAGATCTATAGATGTCCTGTGAGCAGGTTTGAATTGGAGGAAGGAGGACATGGGTCTGGAGGCCCTAAAGTCTTGAGAAAAGAGGAGAATGGGAttcaggagagagggaaaaacgACTCCTAAGGTAATGTATATGAGCTTCATTTCCTATTTAGACAAACGACAGATCAGGCTTCCGCCTACTCCTGTTCCATGTATTCATTTGCACTTTTCCCTTCATTCCTATCATTTTAAGCCCATGGTGAAATGGTCACTCTAAAGAGAAGTGTCAGAAACCAGTAGACCCTTGATTTCTGGTTGCAGCCTCCAGGTTTTGGTTGACACATGCTGCTTGAGTACACCTTTCTCAGGGAAACATCTGATTCCTCCAGGGATTGAAATGGCCCCTAACCCCCTGAGATTAATGGATAGAATAAATTTTCATAAAGCTTCAGAATGCAAAAGAGTGACGCTGAAATAAGAGTAACAgtgggcacttccctggtggtgcagtggttaagaatccgcctgccaatgcgggggacatgggttcaagtcctggtccaggaagatcccacatgccacagagcaactaagcctgtccaccacaactactgagcctgtgctctagagcccgcgagccacaactactgagcccgagtgccacaactactgaagcccgtgcgcctagagcccgtgctccgcaacaagagaagccaccacaatgagaagcccgtgcaccgcaatgaagagagtagcccctgctcgccaccactagaggaagcccgcaggcagcagcgaagacccaacgcagccaaaaataaataaataaataaataaagagtgacagtgatttctttttcagtgaaAAGCCTAATCCTTCAAAACATATTTTGACCCAAAACCAAGAGAGGTAAGCTCCAGATAATCAGCTAGGGTGCGATTTATGGGTGGACGGAGCTTCCCGTCACACAATCAGCAGCTCAGTATTAGAGAAGGGGTCCCTGGAGACATTACACATAGGCATAGACTCATTGTCTCCAAACCTATGCAGTGCTCGGTACTATTATTCATGACAGTTTTCTTGTATAGTTAGGCTGTATTATTCATGTGCGTTATTTTATTGCCTCTGCTGCATTGTGAGCCCTTTGAAAGCATCCGTCACGGTATGGCGGGTAAAAACATGCACGGCCTTTGGGAGCCTAGTCTGAGGTATGAAACCCAACTGCCTATGGTCTTGGGGAAGTAATTGAAACCCTCtgaatttctgtttcttcctttacgAAATGGGATAATATTTCCTTGCTTGCAggtttgtggtgaggattaaatttaCGTAGAAGTCACACAGTAGCTTCTGAAAAAATCAGATCCATTATTATTCTCATTGAGAAACGGTACATATAGGGACTTGCTACAGATAACACTTGAGAAGCAGTTGACTGATTTGGGAGAACTTCAGTTTAAGTGTTTGAACTTGATGTTATTCACAGCAGCTGCCATAAAATCATTAATATCCAAAGGATTTAGATACTTCTGTGTGCATGTGGGTGCAGCCCCGGGCATTGTGACCAGCACACGGAACAAATGAATTCTGAAGAGACAGAGATCTGAGCAAACAGGATGGGAGTCAAGGTACTTTGGCACCAAAGAACAAAACTGAGACGCTCTTGTGAGcaggaaaaaaaggtttttatGTTTATTGCACAACCCACAACAAAGGAGGTTAAATCACAAGCTAGGAAGGAAGCTACCCACAAGTCCACTGCCCTGCCACAACTCTTCATTTCTCCTTGTTCCCTTTTTGTTCACATGAATGTGTAATCTTCCGTAGATATAAAGCAATTTGTATACTCAACATAATATCATAAGCATTTCCCATGTTGCTAC carries:
- the LOC133086980 gene encoding zinc finger protein 552-like, with amino-acid sequence MAAAALRDPPEGSVTFDDVAVNFSLEECGLLDEAPRCLYHDVMLENLALTTSLGCWHAEEDEEALSGQSISDQGSSQIRIVKAGLSPQKANLYEMCGPILSDIFHLAEYQAARCGQKLHAWGV